In a single window of the Leptospira sanjuanensis genome:
- a CDS encoding HigA family addiction module antitoxin → MKVRRTSLNPHPGDVLKYDFLEPMSLSAYRLSKDIGISESLISQIIHRKKSITPDTALRLARYFKMTPDFWLNYQMAYDLEELERTQKDEYKKIKPLNRKAI, encoded by the coding sequence ATGAAAGTAAGAAGAACCTCTTTAAATCCGCATCCCGGCGACGTGCTGAAATACGATTTTTTGGAACCGATGTCCTTATCCGCCTATCGTTTGTCTAAGGATATCGGCATTTCCGAAAGTTTGATTTCTCAGATCATCCATCGTAAAAAATCGATTACTCCGGATACCGCTCTACGACTCGCGAGGTATTTCAAAATGACTCCCGATTTCTGGCTCAATTATCAAATGGCTTACGATTTGGAAGAATTGGAACGTACTCAAAAAGATGAATATAAGAAAATCAAACCCTTGAATCGAAAAGCGATTTAG
- a CDS encoding type II toxin-antitoxin system RelE/ParE family toxin gives MIQSFGDKSTENLHNGWDTKEFRAIEEVARRKLRSLDSAKILQDLKSPPGNRLESLKGDRKGTYSIRINDQWRICFLWKDNGPHEVQIVDYH, from the coding sequence GTGATTCAATCCTTTGGAGATAAATCTACCGAAAATCTTCATAACGGATGGGACACAAAGGAATTTCGGGCCATTGAAGAGGTAGCCAGAAGAAAACTCCGTTCGCTCGATTCCGCAAAGATTCTTCAGGATTTGAAAAGTCCTCCAGGAAATCGCCTGGAATCCTTAAAAGGGGATCGAAAAGGAACGTATTCTATTCGGATTAACGATCAGTGGAGAATTTGTTTTCTTTGGAAAGACAACGGTCCGCACGAAGTACAAATCGTCGATTATCATTGA
- a CDS encoding LIC_20245 family lipoprotein, with translation MSIRKLVLYSGIGVALIALIWILFSSDDPSERERKSREADSVALLLGGGGSSSGSSSSGSSGGRTNDSIFDSSFYKAGKGEYIENPTGEQKEADPNAADADNPLNPQTNKPYTNEEMERFSQLRERFPNNSLIPKKLSPTEKEAKKQEEAQIAEAARNVYARTASPAQIRSYYTHMEKQTQDRMDIINYLVDLQKGSGEEETEKKLQNIQDSIKNQLQQVQRDKENAFKQAGL, from the coding sequence ATGAGCATTCGTAAACTCGTCCTTTATTCCGGCATCGGCGTCGCACTCATCGCTTTGATTTGGATTCTATTTTCTTCCGATGATCCGAGCGAACGCGAACGAAAAAGCAGAGAAGCGGACAGCGTGGCCCTTCTTTTGGGCGGCGGAGGAAGTTCCTCCGGTTCTTCGTCTTCGGGTTCCTCCGGCGGACGCACCAACGATTCCATCTTTGATTCTTCCTTTTACAAGGCGGGTAAGGGAGAATATATCGAAAATCCCACAGGAGAACAAAAAGAAGCCGATCCGAACGCGGCCGACGCTGATAACCCGCTCAACCCTCAGACCAACAAACCGTACACCAATGAAGAGATGGAACGTTTCAGCCAGTTGCGCGAACGATTTCCGAACAACTCCTTGATTCCCAAAAAATTATCGCCCACGGAAAAGGAAGCGAAGAAGCAGGAAGAAGCTCAGATTGCGGAAGCGGCGCGTAACGTGTATGCGAGAACCGCTTCTCCCGCTCAGATCCGTTCGTATTATACGCACATGGAAAAACAAACCCAGGATCGAATGGACATCATCAATTATCTCGTGGATCTTCAAAAGGGTTCGGGAGAAGAGGAAACCGAAAAGAAGCTCCAGAACATTCAGGATTCGATCAAGAATCAACTCCAGCAAGTGCAACGCGACAAGGAAAACGCGTTTAAACAAGCGGGATTGTAG
- a CDS encoding LIC11073 family putative lipoprotein: MFLKIFRPAILPILFFIGIPFGCGTNTDVAQSPFVFISPVGVPQFLSVIAVNEGITDTVAKDIDFVSEPNSYKPEFLIRYFVTNAEPQFVGYNLYITTAAPSVAETLAGGNVYLENGVQPSFPHLASEASTSSAKLQTHRILNQIPPPGVFPFIKCEVYTFTLRALMNSGIFSNPSTPVRMCASSRPYLCPVGSSCNPSECNNAACSTTVKQNCPVGTLCNPCTVAGAEETGCVCPSGSSPPGCNL; the protein is encoded by the coding sequence ATGTTTCTGAAAATTTTCCGTCCAGCGATTCTCCCAATCCTATTTTTTATAGGAATCCCATTCGGTTGCGGTACGAATACGGACGTGGCTCAATCGCCGTTCGTTTTTATTTCTCCGGTTGGAGTTCCCCAGTTTTTGAGCGTCATCGCGGTCAACGAAGGAATCACCGATACGGTCGCAAAGGATATCGACTTTGTTTCCGAACCGAACAGCTATAAACCGGAATTCTTAATTCGTTATTTTGTGACAAACGCTGAACCGCAGTTTGTAGGTTACAATCTCTACATTACCACGGCGGCCCCTTCCGTCGCGGAAACTTTGGCCGGTGGAAATGTTTATCTGGAAAACGGGGTTCAACCTTCTTTCCCGCACCTCGCTTCCGAAGCGTCCACGAGTTCCGCAAAACTGCAAACACATCGGATCTTAAATCAAATTCCTCCTCCGGGTGTTTTTCCGTTTATCAAGTGCGAGGTTTATACGTTCACGTTGCGGGCGCTGATGAACAGCGGGATTTTTTCGAATCCTTCCACTCCCGTGAGAATGTGCGCGTCTTCCCGTCCTTATCTTTGTCCGGTCGGTTCGAGCTGCAATCCGTCCGAATGCAACAACGCGGCGTGTTCGACGACGGTAAAACAAAACTGTCCCGTGGGAACTCTCTGTAATCCGTGTACGGTCGCAGGCGCGGAAGAAACCGGTTGCGTTTGTCCTTCGGGCTCTTCTCCACCGGGCTGTAATCTATGA